DNA sequence from the Butyricimonas faecalis genome:
GTTCGAAAAATCAAGCAAAAATTAGTGGTAAATTATTCGACATTTATCGACATGTATCGGTGACTTACCGGTGACTTACCGGTGACTTACCGAACAAAGAGTTAAGGATGCTAGAATCTACAATTGATGAATGTTAGTGTTGCAAACCGTGTGGAGCATCCCTATTTCTTTGATTGAAGAATTGAAGCCCGTATATTTTGTTAATTCTAAAAAATTCATGATGTATAATTATTAAGTAAAAAATGGATCCCTATGGTTTGTAATTTACTGCAATTTCAATTGCAGCACCCTGAATGATTTCATAAATGGTGGGTACAATTTCATCATTATCTTCATCAGCAGTGGCCAGCGGTTTTTCAAGTAATTGGCGTAATAGTATTCTTTGATTATCCGAATACCCGCGTGCCAGTTCTCAATCTCTTTGCTGTCGGTAATGCCCCATTTGAACGGGGCATTGTATTTCTTTACATCGGGATGCAACTTGTAATTCCTAACCGCCCATCGACTGATCGTGTCAAAGGCAATTTCCGCGGATTTGAACTGTTTGGCTATTTCACAAAACAACGCCCTAATGTCTTTTTCTTCAAAGTACATCATTACTCCTTCCGAAATAAACAGTGTCGGTTGGTCTTTGGGAATAGTATCCATCCATGAGTAATCAAACATGGATTTGGCTATCATTTTACAGAAAGGTGTTTCTTCAAAGAAGTGTTTGCGTATTTCAATAGTTTCTTCCACGTCGATATCGAACCATTGACAGTCATTTAAAGAGAGCCTTTTACAACGGGCATCCAATCCGCAACCCAAATTGACAACACAGCCTTGTGGGTGCTGATGTAAGAAGTCGTTAATGATTTCATCCAAAATAATGGTACGGATAATCGTTCCTGTTTGTGAGGCTTCCGACACTTTATTTTTAGGTGATTCCTCGAACTCTATTTGTTCCAGTATTTCTGTCGCGTACGGGTCTATGATCGCTGCATCAGGGCGTTTCGTTTCAATTGCCCGTATTCGTAATGTGATAAATAGTGTTTCGGGCACGCCCGTCAGGTTTATTCTCATTTTTTTCCTGTTTTAAAATTTCCAACCTTTCATTCGTTGTTGTTCATCCCACATATGCTTGTACAATCCGTTGTTCGTTATCAATTGTTCGTGGGTTCCTTGTTCTGATAATTTGCCCTCATTTAATACCACGATATTGTCGGCATGTACAATCGTGTTCAATCGGTGGGCAATCACGATTACGGTTTTGCTTTTCACCAGTTCGTTGATTGCTTCCTGTATGTGTAGTTCGTTTTCGGGATCGAGTGAAGCGGTGGCTTCATCCAACAAGATAATCGGTGCATCTTTTAACATGGCACGAGCAATGGATACGCGTTGCTTTTCACCACCGGAAAGCGAGCAACCGCCTTCACCTACCATTGCCTGCAAACCACCGGGCAGTTCCCGTGCGAAGTTTATCACCCGCGCTTTTTCGGCTGCTTCCAGTATTTGTGCATCCGTGGCATTCGCGTTACCGATTTTGATGTTGTTGTAAATTGTATCATTAAACAGGTATACATCCTGAAACACGATGGAAATGCACGATAACAAGTTGTCTACCGGATAGTTCTTAATATTTTTTCCATTCAGCCGGATTTCTCCTTTGTCCACGTCCCAGAAACGGGCAATCAATCGTGTCAAAGTTGTTTTCCCCGAACCCGAAGGGCCAACTAGAGCAGTGAGTTTGTGCGAGGGAATTTTCAAATTCAATTGTTTAATGACAGGTACATGGTTGTATGAAAAGTCTATATTCTGAAATTCGATGTCATAATTTGTGATTTTTCCCGTGTCAGCACCATCAGGCATAACAGGTGTTTTACGCAAAGTTTCGATGCGTTCGACGCTCAATCCCATATAGGTTGCTAATCCGAGGAACATCAATGCCTGCATCAGCGGTTCGCATATTTTGGTTCCGAGCAAAAGAAAAAGGATATACACGGGTAAGGTCATTTCACCATGTGTGAAGAAATAGAATCCAACCAGGATGATCAATGGAATACTGGCATTCAGCACAAAAGTGGCTAAAATCAACGTGGGGCCGGAACCGGCTTCCAAGCGGATAGAGTCTTGTTTTAATTTACGGAATGAATTTTCCATGCGTTCGAATTTTGTTCCATTTAAATTGAACGCTTTAATAAGCCGGATACCCTGAATGTATTCAATAACACGTGATGCTGTATCGTTTTTTGACTTTTGCTGTTTCTTGCCCGAATAGGCGATCAGTTTGCGGGTAATCCAGACCATTGGCCACGCCAACGGGATAACCAGCGCGGCAATTAACGCCAGTTTCCAGTTGAAAAATGCCAAACTGATAATCATAACCAACGGGCCTATTAATCCACCGATAATTTGTGGAAGTAGGTGCGTGACTAATAATTCTACATTATCGAAGTCACTTACAATGTACGAGCCAATTGTGCCGGGGTCTTTGGTATTATAAAACCCCATTGACAGTTTGCGCAAGTGTTTCGCTACGTTTACCCGTCCGTCTGCACAAATGCTGTAGCCTTCGCGGTAAGATGCCATATAGGATTTATAGTTGAAAAATACCAATAGTAACAGGCAGATCAACAGAACGGCACAGTAAATGCCAATTAATTTTACGTTTAATTCCGTTCCCGGATATTGAAGCAGTTTAAAAAGTTCCCAAACCACCCCCAGCATAATACAATAAGGGGTGCTACGGAAAGTATATTCCAATAATGTCCAGCCAAGCATCGGATACAACCGACGGGGTTTTCCTTGCGTGGCGGCATTCATTAATTTTATAATATTCATAGTGTATTACCTGTTAAGTTTCCATTCGCGTGAGCGAGAGTAGATGTCCCACATATTTTTATACAGACCGCCAAGGGCAATCAGTTCATCGTGCTTACCCAGTTCGGCAACCGTTCCTTTGTCGATAACCAATATCTGTTCGGCATTGCGGATTGTGGATAAGCGGTGCGCGATTACCATGACCGTTTTACCTTTGATAAGTTGGGAAAATGAATCCAGTATTTTGCCTTCATTTTCAGGGTCGGCGTAAGCCGTTGCTTCATCAAGCAGAATAATCGGGGCATCTTTCAAAATAGCTCTTGCCAACGCGACCCGTTGTGCTTCGCCACCGGAAAGGTAGGTTCCACCTTCACCTACCAAGGTATCGTAGCCTTTTTCCAGTTGCATGATAAAGTCATGACATTGGGCGGCTTTGGCTGCGGCAATCACGTTATCCTTCGTTGCCGTTTTATTTCCCATGCGGATATTTTCTTCGATGGTATCGAAGAATAGCATGTTATCCTGAAAGACGAACGACACGATATTCATCAAGTCTTCCGTACGGATTTGTTTGATATTACTTCCACCGATACGGATTTCACCGTCTTCAATATCCCAGAAACGGGCGGTCAGCATGGCAATGGTTG
Encoded proteins:
- a CDS encoding class I SAM-dependent methyltransferase — protein: MRINLTGVPETLFITLRIRAIETKRPDAAIIDPYATEILEQIEFEESPKNKVSEASQTGTIIRTIILDEIINDFLHQHPQGCVVNLGCGLDARCKRLSLNDCQWFDIDVEETIEIRKHFFEETPFCKMIAKSMFDYSWMDTIPKDQPTLFISEGVMMYFEEKDIRALFCEIAKQFKSAEIAFDTISRWAVRNYKLHPDVKKYNAPFKWGITDSKEIENWHAGIRIIKEYYYANYLKNRWPLLMKIMMKLYPPFMKSFRVLQLKLQ
- a CDS encoding ABC transporter ATP-binding protein; translation: MNIIKLMNAATQGKPRRLYPMLGWTLLEYTFRSTPYCIMLGVVWELFKLLQYPGTELNVKLIGIYCAVLLICLLLLVFFNYKSYMASYREGYSICADGRVNVAKHLRKLSMGFYNTKDPGTIGSYIVSDFDNVELLVTHLLPQIIGGLIGPLVMIISLAFFNWKLALIAALVIPLAWPMVWITRKLIAYSGKKQQKSKNDTASRVIEYIQGIRLIKAFNLNGTKFERMENSFRKLKQDSIRLEAGSGPTLILATFVLNASIPLIILVGFYFFTHGEMTLPVYILFLLLGTKICEPLMQALMFLGLATYMGLSVERIETLRKTPVMPDGADTGKITNYDIEFQNIDFSYNHVPVIKQLNLKIPSHKLTALVGPSGSGKTTLTRLIARFWDVDKGEIRLNGKNIKNYPVDNLLSCISIVFQDVYLFNDTIYNNIKIGNANATDAQILEAAEKARVINFARELPGGLQAMVGEGGCSLSGGEKQRVSIARAMLKDAPIILLDEATASLDPENELHIQEAINELVKSKTVIVIAHRLNTIVHADNIVVLNEGKLSEQGTHEQLITNNGLYKHMWDEQQRMKGWKF